From one Cytophagia bacterium CHB2 genomic stretch:
- a CDS encoding class I SAM-dependent methyltransferase, with amino-acid sequence MQKMYHELAAWWPLISPLEDYAEEAAFFWQTLASAGLPGSPSLLELGCGGGSNAFYLKKNFARVTLSDMSPQMLAVSRSRNPECEHVEGDMRTLRLGREFDAVFIHDAIDHMITVGDLQQAMQTAFVHCKAGGLALLVPDHLRETFAPSTSHDGYDGEGRAIRYLEWTYDPDEADTFYYTDFAYLLRDGDRPVQIVYDQHICGLFPRAEWLRLLSETGFTPEIIRDSYGRDLFLARKP; translated from the coding sequence ATGCAAAAAATGTATCATGAACTGGCGGCGTGGTGGCCTTTGATTTCGCCGCTGGAAGATTACGCCGAAGAAGCCGCATTTTTTTGGCAGACGCTGGCCAGCGCCGGATTGCCGGGCTCACCCTCGCTGCTCGAATTGGGATGCGGCGGCGGCAGCAACGCTTTTTATCTCAAGAAGAATTTTGCCCGCGTAACGCTGTCCGACATGTCCCCGCAAATGTTGGCAGTGAGCCGCAGCCGCAATCCGGAATGTGAACATGTGGAGGGCGACATGCGCACACTGCGGCTGGGCCGTGAGTTCGATGCGGTTTTCATTCATGATGCCATCGATCACATGATCACCGTCGGCGATCTCCAACAAGCGATGCAGACGGCTTTCGTGCATTGTAAAGCCGGAGGCCTGGCTTTGCTCGTCCCCGATCATCTCCGCGAGACCTTTGCGCCGTCGACGAGCCACGACGGCTATGATGGCGAGGGCCGCGCCATTCGATATCTGGAATGGACGTATGATCCGGACGAAGCGGATACGTTCTATTATACCGATTTTGCCTATCTGCTGCGCGACGGCGATCGCCCCGTACAGATCGTTTATGATCAACATATCTGCGGGCTTTTCCCGCGCGCCGAGTGGCTGCGTTTATTGAGTGAAACAGGCTTCACGCCAGAGATTATTCGCGATTCCTATGGCCGCGATCTGTTCCTGGCGCGGAAACCATAA
- a CDS encoding alginate lyase family protein: MFRYFRANKPCKGHLMRLLHFQKTSWLLLLLLLTFGSLMAQSSHPRLLADAKDVAQAKRWYQQHTWYRKLIDQNQAEIDRFLKRRPIYVSPIKQTYQYKMYTCPKHDVELKYELFRPHDHRCSADTTEVHRGEKFDSAWSGWYNRKLAGYLVWMGTLYQLHGEEKYAEAGREMLMQFADIYLKNPTTNTILGPAHLFFGTLSESFWGVDMAYGYDLIYNYKGFTHADHQKLKDKLFYPLAKITQQFPESASNRQLWYNNVSAAVGFLYNDPELIDFAIKGQYGFDWQLGSALPESGFYAEGPGYHYVALHGMIHLAEMARHNGINLYQRKIAGRTMKKMFDVPFELIKPNYEFPRIKDSGGGNILEYAPFYEIGYALYKEPKYLALLHLTEVKRGTQVVGEDSGLGSKRAPISLFNLVPDLPFPKDTTSIYPEQSFDLKGNGFAILRNGDGRERRYLYLDYGIMGGEHGHPDRLQMGYYALGDNWILDPLNESYFNPNLQLWYRQSIAHNTVVLNQTSQTWTNGYGKFFGALPGLQVASGGSVTAYGGAKLTRTLLQVGDYFIDLFDVACPEKRIMDWPLHSFGKLTLSGIDLKKQPLDLFGHPPGIPGYDQFEEIYAGKTGEAWRGNFVLPDGRGMQVQAIGEPGTEVFQAMAPPIGGSYKQMARDQKPVPMLMSRRVTDVTRFAHLIQAYAQTPSVAAFEKDAAPNTYRVRRETGEDVLYADVEQSRYSLLRRENGKPVLLAGFNLKEMESESTMLFSATLPLEQFECAWQGEKLSVTAPIRFGRLRIWAPETKTLELNGNPGQFRREGDFIVIRQREGIAFVVEDSTLFLGMPNQLTVRVMNPTGSAVSGRVASGSPSQRRNVLRTGIQRNLVDIGVAVQVPAPRSDIGDAHDIVSRQFAFNR, translated from the coding sequence ATGTTTAGATATTTTCGCGCGAACAAACCTTGCAAAGGACACCTCATGCGGCTTCTACATTTTCAAAAAACGTCGTGGTTACTGCTTCTTCTCCTCCTCACTTTCGGATCACTCATGGCCCAATCTTCCCATCCGCGCCTGTTGGCCGATGCCAAAGACGTCGCACAGGCAAAGCGCTGGTATCAGCAACACACTTGGTATCGCAAGCTCATCGATCAAAATCAGGCTGAAATCGACCGCTTTCTCAAGCGCCGTCCCATTTACGTTTCGCCGATCAAGCAAACATATCAATATAAAATGTACACGTGTCCCAAGCATGACGTGGAGTTGAAATACGAACTCTTTCGGCCGCACGATCACCGCTGTTCGGCCGACACCACCGAAGTGCATCGTGGGGAAAAATTTGACTCCGCCTGGTCGGGCTGGTACAATCGCAAACTCGCAGGCTACCTGGTGTGGATGGGGACGCTGTATCAATTGCACGGCGAGGAGAAGTACGCCGAGGCTGGCCGCGAGATGCTCATGCAGTTCGCCGATATATATTTGAAGAATCCTACCACCAACACCATTCTCGGTCCGGCGCATCTTTTTTTCGGCACGCTTTCGGAATCCTTTTGGGGCGTGGACATGGCGTACGGTTATGACCTGATTTACAACTATAAAGGCTTCACGCACGCTGATCACCAAAAACTCAAAGACAAACTCTTTTATCCGCTCGCCAAGATCACCCAGCAATTTCCGGAATCCGCCTCCAATCGCCAACTGTGGTACAACAACGTTTCTGCGGCGGTCGGCTTTTTGTACAACGATCCCGAGCTGATCGACTTTGCCATCAAGGGGCAATACGGTTTTGATTGGCAACTCGGCTCGGCGCTGCCGGAAAGCGGATTCTATGCCGAAGGCCCGGGGTATCATTATGTTGCGTTGCACGGCATGATTCATCTCGCGGAAATGGCGCGGCACAACGGCATCAATTTGTATCAACGCAAAATCGCCGGGCGCACGATGAAAAAAATGTTCGACGTGCCCTTTGAATTGATCAAACCGAATTATGAATTCCCGCGCATCAAAGACAGCGGCGGCGGCAATATTCTCGAATATGCCCCGTTTTATGAAATCGGCTATGCGCTCTACAAAGAGCCAAAGTATCTTGCGCTGCTTCATCTCACCGAAGTCAAACGCGGCACACAAGTGGTCGGAGAGGATTCCGGTTTGGGCAGCAAGCGTGCGCCCATCAGCCTGTTCAATCTCGTGCCGGACCTGCCCTTTCCCAAAGATACCACCAGCATTTATCCGGAACAGAGCTTTGATCTCAAGGGCAACGGCTTTGCGATTTTGCGCAACGGCGATGGGCGCGAGCGCCGTTATCTTTATCTCGATTACGGCATCATGGGCGGCGAGCACGGCCATCCCGATCGTTTACAAATGGGTTATTATGCCCTCGGCGATAATTGGATTCTCGATCCGCTGAACGAATCTTACTTCAATCCCAATTTGCAGCTTTGGTACCGCCAGAGCATCGCGCACAACACCGTGGTGTTAAATCAAACCTCGCAGACGTGGACGAACGGCTATGGCAAATTTTTCGGCGCACTGCCGGGTTTGCAAGTGGCCTCGGGCGGCAGCGTCACCGCATATGGCGGAGCCAAACTCACGCGCACGCTGCTGCAGGTGGGAGATTACTTCATCGATCTCTTTGATGTTGCATGCCCGGAAAAACGCATCATGGATTGGCCGCTTCATAGTTTCGGGAAATTGACTCTCTCTGGCATCGATTTAAAAAAACAGCCCCTGGATTTGTTCGGCCATCCGCCCGGCATCCCCGGCTATGATCAATTCGAAGAAATCTATGCGGGGAAAACCGGAGAGGCGTGGCGCGGGAATTTTGTGTTGCCGGACGGCAGAGGCATGCAGGTGCAGGCCATCGGCGAGCCGGGCACCGAAGTCTTTCAAGCGATGGCGCCGCCCATCGGCGGCTCCTATAAACAGATGGCCCGCGATCAAAAGCCCGTGCCCATGCTCATGAGCCGCCGCGTCACAGACGTCACGCGCTTTGCGCATTTGATTCAAGCGTATGCGCAGACGCCAAGCGTCGCCGCTTTTGAGAAAGATGCCGCTCCCAACACCTATCGCGTGCGCCGCGAGACCGGCGAGGATGTTTTATATGCGGACGTCGAACAATCGCGCTACTCGCTGTTGCGCCGGGAAAACGGCAAGCCCGTGCTGCTCGCCGGCTTCAATCTGAAAGAGATGGAATCGGAAAGCACGATGCTGTTTTCTGCAACACTTCCTCTCGAACAATTTGAATGCGCGTGGCAGGGCGAAAAGCTTTCCGTCACCGCGCCGATTCGTTTTGGCCGATTGAGAATTTGGGCGCCGGAAACAAAAACGTTGGAATTGAACGGCAATCCGGGGCAATTCAGAAGAGAAGGCGATTTCATCGTCATCCGGCAGCGTGAAGGCATCGCGTTTGTGGTCGAAGATTCCACGTTGTTTTTGGGCATGCCGAATCAACTCACCGTGCGCGTGATGAATCCCACCGGCAGCGCAGTTTCCGGCCGCGTCGCATCCGGTAGTCCCAGCCAGCGCCGGAACGTTCTTCGTACCGGCATTCAGCGGAATCTGGTTGATATCGGAGTCGCGGTCCAGGTCCCTGCTCCTCGATCCGACATAGGCGACGCTCACGATATTGTTTCCCGGCAATTCGCGTTCAATCGTTAA